In Trifolium pratense cultivar HEN17-A07 linkage group LG7, ARS_RC_1.1, whole genome shotgun sequence, a genomic segment contains:
- the LOC123898078 gene encoding uncharacterized protein LOC123898078 isoform X1 has translation MIEKVSSPQFHSSQAFEGVKRSPGPIFSSTGVIDKIRNSKYFQALLEPSKEKDCDQLVNVDQLGKQNKTGSEASQVFFGNGSKNNNSEGCIIIERPQSHGIQTQGPGVSYVKSPSCEEEVIPDVSARGKLVTPEISRELSDSRNRGEKEKEDESC, from the exons ATGATAGAAAAGGTTTCTAGTCCTCAATTTCATTCAAG CCAAGCTTTTGAGGGAGTAAAGAGATCTCCAGGACCCATTTTTAGCTCAACAGGAGTCATTGACAAGATACGGAATTCTAAATACTTTCAAGCTCTTCTTGAGCCATCCAAAGAAAAAGATTGCGATCAATTGGTAAAT GTTGATCAACTGGGGAAGCAAAACAAGACAGGCAGCGAAGCATCACAGGTTTTCTTTGGTAATGGTTCCAAAAATAACAATTCTGAGGGCTGCATAATTATTGAAAGGCCTCAATCA CATGGCATCCAGACACAGGGTCCTGGTGTTTCATATGTCAAGTCCCCTTCATGTGAGGAGGAAGTTATTCCCGATGTTAGTGCCAGAGGAAAGTTG GTTACACCTGAAATAAGTAGAGAGCTAAGCGACAGCCGTAACAGAGGTGAAAAGGAAAAGGAGGACGAGTCCTGTTGA
- the LOC123898078 gene encoding uncharacterized protein LOC123898078 isoform X5, with protein sequence MIEKVSSPQFHSSQAFEGVKRSPGPIFSSTGVIDKIRNSKYFQALLEPSKEKDCDQLVDQLGKQNKTGSEASQVFFGYT encoded by the exons ATGATAGAAAAGGTTTCTAGTCCTCAATTTCATTCAAG CCAAGCTTTTGAGGGAGTAAAGAGATCTCCAGGACCCATTTTTAGCTCAACAGGAGTCATTGACAAGATACGGAATTCTAAATACTTTCAAGCTCTTCTTGAGCCATCCAAAGAAAAAGATTGCGATCAATTG GTTGATCAACTGGGGAAGCAAAACAAGACAGGCAGCGAAGCATCACAGGTTTTCTTTG GTTACACCTGA
- the LOC123898078 gene encoding uncharacterized protein LOC123898078 isoform X3 — MIEKVSSPQFHSSQAFEGVKRSPGPIFSSTGVIDKIRNSKYFQALLEPSKEKDCDQLVNVDQLGKQNKTGSEASQVFFGNGSKNNNSEGCIIIERPQSHGIYVAWVLHFRPSTGTGYVPGTGTRMVLPRLHLK; from the exons ATGATAGAAAAGGTTTCTAGTCCTCAATTTCATTCAAG CCAAGCTTTTGAGGGAGTAAAGAGATCTCCAGGACCCATTTTTAGCTCAACAGGAGTCATTGACAAGATACGGAATTCTAAATACTTTCAAGCTCTTCTTGAGCCATCCAAAGAAAAAGATTGCGATCAATTGGTAAAT GTTGATCAACTGGGGAAGCAAAACAAGACAGGCAGCGAAGCATCACAGGTTTTCTTTGGTAATGGTTCCAAAAATAACAATTCTGAGGGCTGCATAATTATTGAAAGGCCTCAATCACATGGCATctatgttgcatgggtactccattttagaccgagtaccggtaccgggtacgtaccgggtaccggtacgcgtatggtactcccccg GTTACACCTGAAATAA
- the LOC123898078 gene encoding uncharacterized protein LOC123898078 isoform X2 → MIEKVSSPQFHSSQAFEGVKRSPGPIFSSTGVIDKIRNSKYFQALLEPSKEKDCDQLVDQLGKQNKTGSEASQVFFGNGSKNNNSEGCIIIERPQSHGIQTQGPGVSYVKSPSCEEEVIPDVSARGKLVTPEISRELSDSRNRGEKEKEDESC, encoded by the exons ATGATAGAAAAGGTTTCTAGTCCTCAATTTCATTCAAG CCAAGCTTTTGAGGGAGTAAAGAGATCTCCAGGACCCATTTTTAGCTCAACAGGAGTCATTGACAAGATACGGAATTCTAAATACTTTCAAGCTCTTCTTGAGCCATCCAAAGAAAAAGATTGCGATCAATTG GTTGATCAACTGGGGAAGCAAAACAAGACAGGCAGCGAAGCATCACAGGTTTTCTTTGGTAATGGTTCCAAAAATAACAATTCTGAGGGCTGCATAATTATTGAAAGGCCTCAATCA CATGGCATCCAGACACAGGGTCCTGGTGTTTCATATGTCAAGTCCCCTTCATGTGAGGAGGAAGTTATTCCCGATGTTAGTGCCAGAGGAAAGTTG GTTACACCTGAAATAAGTAGAGAGCTAAGCGACAGCCGTAACAGAGGTGAAAAGGAAAAGGAGGACGAGTCCTGTTGA
- the LOC123893754 gene encoding protein MAIN-LIKE 1-like yields MTITLDDVACLLHLPVRGDFYTPISVTMEEVVALAAELLGVTYEFAFEETSQQRGEYFTQQWLYECYQRNVNLYGRFDCAARAYMLMLVGCTICTDKSYTRVDAKWLPMFTNLSACHRFSWASVALVCLYDNLNDASNFTTKSLTGYATLLQCWIHEYFPSLGRRAESGLSCDDPGFPRAMRWKYKQGKTKLPEYRPVISSSIPCDIFCII; encoded by the exons ATGACGATTACACTTGACGATGTAGCGTGTCTATTGCATCTACCTGTTAGGGGTGACTTCTACACTCCGATATCAGTTACCATGGAAGAAGTTGTGGCACTTGCGGCTGAGTTGTTGGGGGTCACTTATGAGTTTGCATTCGAGGAGACATCACAACAGAGGGGTGAATACTTTACTCAACAATGGTTGTATGAGTGTTATCAGAGGAATGTAAATTTATATGGGAGATTTGATTGTGCTGCCAGGGCATATATGCTGATGTTGGTTGGATGTACCATTTGTACTGACAAGAGTTACACACGCGTAGACGCAAAATGGCTACCTATGTTTACAAATCTGTCTGCATGCCATAGATTTTCTTGGGCCAGTGTTGCGTTGGTGTGTTTGTACGATAACTTGAATGATGCATCTAACTTTACCACAAAGAGCCTTACAGGGTATGCGACACTTCTACAG TGTTGGATTCACGAGTATTTCCCTAGCCTTGGTAGGCGGGCTGAGTCCGGACTTAGTTGTGATGATCCTGGTTTCCCTCGAGCTATGCGGTGGAAATATAAGCAGGGGAAGACAAAACTTCCAGAATATCGACCTGTCATCTCTTCTTCTATTCCATGTGACATATTTTGCATCATCTAA
- the LOC123898078 gene encoding uncharacterized protein LOC123898078 isoform X4, whose translation MIEKVSSPQFHSSQAFEGVKRSPGPIFSSTGVIDKIRNSKYFQALLEPSKEKDCDQLVNVDQLGKQNKTGSEASQVFFGYT comes from the exons ATGATAGAAAAGGTTTCTAGTCCTCAATTTCATTCAAG CCAAGCTTTTGAGGGAGTAAAGAGATCTCCAGGACCCATTTTTAGCTCAACAGGAGTCATTGACAAGATACGGAATTCTAAATACTTTCAAGCTCTTCTTGAGCCATCCAAAGAAAAAGATTGCGATCAATTGGTAAAT GTTGATCAACTGGGGAAGCAAAACAAGACAGGCAGCGAAGCATCACAGGTTTTCTTTG GTTACACCTGA